Proteins encoded by one window of Salvia splendens isolate huo1 chromosome 14, SspV2, whole genome shotgun sequence:
- the LOC121765855 gene encoding glucosamine inositolphosphorylceramide transferase 1-like: MMGSSHIGGGGSKNGSRQSCGGGSKNGSRESCGGGASSTFAFFLFSFVVLGSIGGLYARFMVAANVRAGVTAPHGCEEDNEGSWAIGVYYGDSPFSLKPIEEMNIWKEKSAAWPVANPVVTCASLSHSGFPSNFVADPFLFQHGDVLYLFFETKNSITMEGDIGVARSVDKGATWEQLGIALDEDWHLSYPYVFEYNGNIYMMPEGSVKGDLRLYRATNFPLKWTLERVVMRKPLVDSFMILHEGKYWLFGSDHSGIGVRKNGQLEIWYSISPLGPWRPHKKNPIYNTDKSVGARNGGRPFVYNGNLYRVGQDCGETYGHRIRVFNVTVLTTQDFKEVEVPLGVNEPVKGRNSWNGGRNHHLDAQQLSSGEWIAVQDGDRVPSGDSVRRFVLGFASVMAVAMLTVLFGMLLGAVKCVVPLSWCPHDVGKRSDTFLALERSSFFSSKLRLFCSRLNRGCSALRTRIGPNTRTGPLVVVSTALMAVVLVCTGVRCMYGGSGAQEPYAVEGHYSQFTLLTMTYDARLWNLKMYVKHYSRCTSVREIVVVWNKGTPPRPNDFNSAVPVRVRVENRNSLNNRFKPDPLIKTRAVLELDDDIMMTCDDVERGFKIWRKNPARIVGFYPRLVGSKYRGEKHARRHGGYNVILTGAAFLDGQAAFRRYWSEEAEAGRALVDELFNCEDVLMNHLYANASKDSVVVEYVRPAWAIDTSKFSGVAISRNTQAHYGVRSKCLKEFSGIYGSLSHRKSEFRRRKDGWDV, encoded by the exons ATGATGGGCTCGAGCCATATCGGCGGCGGCGGGAGCAAGAATGGGAGTAGACAGAGCTGCGGCGGCGGGAGCAAGAATGGGAGTAGAGAGagctgcggcggcggcgcgtcGTCAACTTTTGCGTTTTTCTTGTTTTCGTTTGTCGTTTTGGGGTCGATTGGGGGGCTCTACGCGAGGTTCATGGTGGCGGCTAACGTGCGCGCGGGGGTCACGGCGCCGCACGGCTGCGAAGAGGACAATGAGGGCTCGTGGGCTATTGGAGTTTACTATGGAGATTCTCCCTTTTCTCTTAAACCCATTGAAGAA ATGAATATTTGGAAGGAGAAGAGTGCAGCTTGGCCTGTGGCTAATCCAGTTGTCACTTGTGCCTCCCTTTCTCATTCTGGTTTCCCCAGTAATTTTGTTGCTGACCCTTTTCTTTTTCAACAT GGAGATGTTCTTTACCTGTTCTTTGAAACAAAAAATTCGATAACAATGGAAGGAGACATCGGTGTTGCACGAAGTGTAGATAAGGGAGCGACGTGGGAGCAGTTGGGGATCGCCCTCGATGAGGATTGGCATCTCTCATATCCGTATGTCTTCGAGTACAATGGGAAT ATATATATGATGCCCGAGGGCAGTGTGAAAGGGGATCTCCGTCTCTATCGCGCAACCAACTTCCCTCTGAAGTGGACGTTGGAGAGGGTCGTCATGAGAAAGCCGCTTGTGGATTCGTTTATGATTCTTCATGAGGGGAAGTACTGGCTTTTTGGTTCCGATCACAGTGGCATTGGCGTGAGAAAAAACGGGCAGCTGGAGATCTGGTATAGCATCTCGCCTCTCGGTCCGTGGAGACCTCACAAGAAAAACCCGATATACAACACGGACAAGAGTGTGGGGGCTCGGAATGGGGGGAGGCCTTTCGTGTATAATGGAAACCTCTACCGCGTAGGTCAAGACTGTGGTGAGACGTACGGGCACAGGATACGTGTATTCAATGTAACAGTTCTAACAACTCAGGATTTCAAAGAAGTCGAGGTGCCCTTGGGTGTCAACGAGCCGGTCAAGGGACGGAATTCGTGGAATGGGGGCCGCAACCATCACCTTGACGCGCAGCAGCTCAGCTCGGGTGAGTGGATTGCAGTTCAAGACGGAGACAGAGTTCCCTCAGGGGACTCTGTTCGTCGCTTTGTTCTTGGTTTTGCTTCGGTCATGGCGGTCGCTATGCTGACCGTGCTCTTTGGAATGCTTCTCGGAGCTGTGAAGTGCGTCGTGCCATTGAGTTGGTGCCCACACGATGTCGGGAAGAGGAGCGACACTTTCTTGGCTTTGGAGAGGTCGAGTTTTTTCTCATCCAAGCTACGGCTCTTCTGCAGCCGCCTGAACAGAGGATGCTCTGCTCTTCGAACTAGGATAGGGCCGAACACGAGGACCGGACCTCTCGTCGTGGTTTCAACAGCCTTGATGGCCGTGGTACTAGTGTGCACCGGAGTTCGGTGTATGTACGGAGGGAGCGGCGCGCAGGAGCCGTACGCGGTGGAAGGGCACTACTCTCAGTTCACGCTACTCACGATGACCTACGACGCTCGGCTATGGAATCTAAAAATGTACGTAAAGCACTACTCGAGATGCACCTCGGTGAGAGAGATCGTCGTGGTGTGGAACAAAGGAACCCCGCCCCGGCCAAACGACTTCAACTCGGCCGTACCGGTTCGGGTGAGGGTCGAGAACCGGAACTCGCTCAACAACCGGTTCAAGCCAGATCCCCTCATCAAGACCCGAGCAGTCCTAGAGCTCGACGATGACATCATGATGACATGCGACGACGTCGAGCGCGGGTTCAAAATCTGGCGAAAGAACCCCGCCCGTATCGTCGGGTTCTACCCGCGCCTTGTCGGATCGAAGTACCGAGGCGAGAAGCACGCGAGGAGGCACGGCGGGTACAACGTGATCCTCACGGGGGCCGCATTCCTCGACGGCCAGGCCGCGTTCAGGAGGTATTGGAGCGAGGAGGCCGAGGCCGGGAGAGCCTTGGTCGACGAGCTATTCAACTGCGAGGACGTGCTGATGAACCACTTGTATGCGAACGCGAGCAAGGACAGCGTCGTGGTGGAGTACGTTAGGCCCGCGTGGGCGATCGACACGTCGAAATTCTCCGGCGTGGCGATTAGTAGGAACACACAAGCACATTATGGAGTTAGGAGCAAGTGTTTGAAGGAGTTTTCTGGTATTTATGGGAGTTTAAGTCACAGAAAGTCTGAATTTAGAAGAAGGAAGGATGGGTGGGATGTATAG
- the LOC121765521 gene encoding probable U3 small nucleolar RNA-associated protein 7 yields MVVKVARVQKTNPLPAVEQTEEEKMSVKKYLRGEAADLGELQDKKLKGQLAVREELYGKSAQAAAQAEKWLMPSEGGYLEVEGIEKTWRIKQDAIAAEVDILSLRKQFDIVLPDFGPYTLDFSLSGRYMIAAGKKGHMALLDMKNMDLIKEFQVRETVRDVVFLHNQKLFAAAQKKYVYMYSDNGTEMHCLKDHGAVTKLQFLNKHFLLTSINKLGQLHYQDITTGEMIGNYRTGLGRTDTMEVNPYNNVIGVGHSGGTVSMWKPTSAAPLVKMLCHQGPVTAMAFHANGHLMATAGMERKIKLWDLRKFEVLQTFPGTTKSMQFSQKGLLAAATGGSFVQVFGDLSGSQEYSRYMGHSIAKGYQIRKVQFRPYEDVLAIGHSQGWSSILIPGSGEPNFDTWVANPFETRKQRNEKEVRSLLDKLPPETIMLDPSKIGSVKPAMKKKGPTKQDIEAEKEAAIEDAKKTKLKKKTKGRSKPSKVTKKKQEAIMRAKKPFLEKQEEKVKKRKRVEEENQLPMSLQRFARKVPAS; encoded by the exons ATGGTGGTGAAGGTGGCAAGAGTGCAGAAAACAAATCCCTTACCTGCCGTAGAGCAG ACTGAAGAAGAGAAGATGTCAGTTAAGAAATATCTCCGAGGGGAAGCTGCTGATTTGGGG GAACTACAAGATAAGAAATTGAAGGGTCAGCTAGCTGTGAGGGAAGAATTGTATGGGAAGTCTGCCCAAGCTGCTGCTCAGGCTGAGAAG TGGCTTATGCCCAGTGAAGGAGGCTATCTCGAAGTTGAGGGTATAGAGAAAACATGGAGGATTAAGCAGGACGCAATAGCTGCTGAAGTAGATATCTTGAGTTTGAGGAAACAATTCGATATTGTCTTGCCAG ATTTTGGCCCCTACACTCTGGATTTCTCCTTGAGTGGCCGATATATGATAGCTGCTGGGAAAAAAGGTCATATGGCCCTCCTGGACATGAAAAATATGGACCTCATTAAAGAATTTCAG GTTAGAGAGACTGTTCGTGATGTGGTATTTTTGCATAATCAGAAGCTTTTCGCTGCTGCTCAAAAGAA GTATGTATACATGTATAGCGACAACGGTACTGAAATGCACTGCCTCAAG GACCATGGTGCTGTAACGAAATTACAGTTTCTGAATAAGCATTTCCTGTTGACCTCCATCAATAAACTTGGCCAGCTTCATTACCAAGATATCACAACAGGGGAGATGATTGGCAATTACCGAACTGGTCTGGGTCGCACTGATACCATGGAGGTTAATCCCTACAATAATGTCATTGGTGTCGGTCATTCTGGTGGCACAGTAAGCATGTGGAAGCCTACCAGTGCTGCTCCACTCGTCAAGATGCTGTGTCATCAAGGTCCCGTCACAGCTATGGCGTTCCACGCCAATGGACATCTCATGGCAACGGCCGGAATGGAGAGGAAAATAAAACTGTGGGATTTGAGGAAGTTTGAGGTTCTCCAAACATTTCCAGGCACCACCAAGTCTATGCAATTCAGTCAGAAAGGTCTGCTCGCCGCTGCCACCGGCGGATCGTTTGTGCAGGTATTTGGAGATCTATCCGGGTCGCAAGAATACAGCCGATACATGGGTCATTCCATAGCCAAAGGATACCAAATAAGGAAAGTACAGTTTAGACCTTACGAAGACGTTCTCGCCATTGGGCATTCACAGGGCTGGTCTTCCATATTGATTCCTGGATCTGGGGAGCCCAACTTTGACACTTGGGTGGCTAATCCCTTTGAGACACGAAAGCAAAGAAACGAGAAGGAAGTACGGTCTCTTCTCGATAAACTGCCCCCAGAGACCATCATGCTGGACCCATCCAAAATTGGTTCGGTGAAGCCTGCTATGAAGAAAAAAGGGCCCACGAAGCAGGATATAGAAGCAGAGAAGGAAGCTGCTATAGAAGATGCGAAGAAGACTAAACTCAAGAAGAAAACGAAAGGTCGGAGCAAACCTAGCAAGGTGACTAAGAAGAAGCAAGAAGCCATAATGAGAGccaagaaacctttcttggagAAACAAGAGGAGAAGgtgaagaagagaaagagagttGAAGAGGAGAATCAACTGCCCATGTCTCTGCAACGATTTGCACGGAAGGTACCGGCTTCTTGA
- the LOC121764518 gene encoding receptor like protein 22-like — MLCFCNSTTNAYPVELRIYQVLNQLKDPISDSFLNLESLEVLSLANNLFNDTTELENLHSLHNLTTLNLSHNNLTLDAIYLHALWRGCIVFEFSSNNFNGGIPDAIGELSSLFLLNLSHNALTGAIPRSLAALTLLEVLDLSVNQLRGRIPEELARLTFLSFLNVSNNVLVGGIPNGPQSQTFSPNSFEGNKGLCSFPLDRHCNRSPGAGIMLSKSKHKEIEWEYVFAALGYVVGLGSIFWALLCCRSFREPYFEKIEELKTHEPHSLELVRSPEAVEEGKTHEPHSL; from the exons ATGTTGTGCTTCTGCAACTCGACAACGAATGCATATCCGGTGGAGTTGAGGATTTATCAAGTTTT AAACCAACTCAAAGACCCTATTTCCGACTCCTTCCTCAATCTCGAAAGTCTCGAGGTTCTCTCCCTAGCTAATAACTTGTTCAATGACACTACTGAACTAGAAAATCTTCATAGCCTTCACAATCTCACAACTCTCAATCTTTCTCACAACAACTTGACACTTGATGCAA TATACCTCCATGCCTTGTGGAGAGGATGTATAGTCTTCGAGTTCTCTTCCAACAATTTCAACGGAGGCATACCAGATGCAATCGGTGAGCTAAGCTCACTCTTTCTTCTCAACTTATCCCACAATGCTCTCACTGGCGCAATCCCAAGATCACTAGCTGCCCTGACGCTTCTAGAAGTGCTCGACCTCTCTGTCAACCAGCTCAGAGGAAGAATACCGGAGGAGCTTGCACGCCTCACATTCCTTTCATTCTTGAATGTGTCTAACAATGTGCTTGTCGGAGGTATTCCGAATGGCCCTCAATCCCAAACATTTTCTCCGAATTCCTTTGAAGGGAACAAAGGGTTATGCAGCTTCCCACTCGACAGACACTGCAACAGGTCGCCTGGGGCTGGTATCATGCTATCAAAATCGAAACACAAGGAGATAGAATGGGAATATGTGTTTGCTGCTCTTGGTTATGTTGTGGGATTAGGAAGCATTTTCTGGGCACTTTTATGTTGCAGAAGCTTTAGGGAGCCATACTTTGAGAAGATAGAAGAG TTgaagacgcatgagcctcattcACTTGAACTGGTCAGGAGTCCAGAAGCAGTTGAAGAAGgaaagacgcatgagcctcattcACTTTGA
- the LOC121763678 gene encoding cytochrome P450 736A117-like yields the protein MELILTSLVSLLLLWFITRIFLKSSTKKNLPPSPSKLPIIGNLHQLTSHPHRGLHSLAQKHGPLMLLHFGSVPVLVVSSADTAREIMITHHTNFANRPLFKAMKKLFYDCKDVTFTPYSEYWRQMRSIFVLQMLSNKRVRYFGRVREEEAALLVKRIEGCVAASAPVDLRRLIAETNGQVIFRSSFGGRYGETENGKKLLRLIRVSIGLLGEIHIGDFIPWLGWIGRVNGFDKRLDTTAKEMDQVLESVIQERQETGQDRDGEDDFLDILLQIYNQDVSIGRDSIKALLLDVFVGGTDSISTSLEWTMSELLRQPRVMEKLQSEVRGIVKQKQRITKDDLEKMGYMKAVIKENMRLHPPFPLSPRIASKDVQIKGYDIAAGTMAMVSMWAIGRELISWDEPDKFMPERFLNSSVDFKGQDYELIPFGTGRRACPGIGYATASMELVLANLMQKFDWKLPNGILPKHLDMTESSGITVHKALPLLALASRAQ from the exons ATGGAGTTGATCCTCACATCTCTGGTTTCCCTACTCTTGCTATGGTTCATTACCCGAATCTTCCTCAAATCTTCAACCAAAAAAAACCTCCCCCCTTCTCCCTCAAAGCTACCGATAATCGGAAACCTACATCAGCTCACCTCGCACCCTCACCGTGGCCTCCACTCCTTAGCCCAAAAACACGGCCCACTCATGCTTCTGCACTTCGGGAGTGTCCCGGTCCTGGTGGTCTCCTCCGCAGACACGGCCCGCGAGATCATGATAACTCACCACACCAACTTCGCCAACAG GCCCCTATTCAAGGCTATGAAGAAGCTCTTCTATGACTGCAAAGACGTGACTTTCACCCCCTACAGCGAATACTGGCGCCAGATGAGGAGCATATTCGTCCTGCAGATGCTGAGCAACAAAAGGGTTCGGTATTTCGGGCGCGTAAGGGAGGAAGAGGCGGCCCTTCTCGTGAAAAGGATCGAGGGGTGCGTCGCCGCCTCGGCCCCCGTGGATCTGAGGAGACTGATTGCGGAGACGAATGGCCAAGTGATTTTCAGGTCGAGCTTCGGTGGGAGATACGGTGAGACAGAGAATGGGAAGAAGCTCTTACGTTTGATTAGGGTTTCCATAGGGCTTCTTGGAGAAATTCACATTGGTGATTTTATTCCGTGGCTTGGATGGATTGGTCGTGTTAATGGTTTTGATAAAAGGCTTGACACCACTGCCAAAGAGATGGATCAAGTTTTGGAGAGTGTGATTCAAGAACGACAAGAGACGGGCCAGGATAGAGATGGAGAAGATGATTTTTTGGATATTTTGCTTCAAATCTACAACCAAGATGTCTCCATTGGTCGAGATAGTATCAAAGCCTTGCTTTTG GATGTATTTGTTGGTGGTACTGATTCAATCTCTACATCTTTGGAATGGACGATGTCGGAACTCTTACGACAACCTAGGGTGATGGAGAAGTTGCAATCCGAGGTACGAGGTATCGTTAAACAGAAGCAACGCATAACTAAAGATGATCTAGAGAAAATGGGGTATATGAAGGCTGTGATCAAGGAAAACATGCGTCTCCATCCACCATTCCCACTTTCACCGAGAATCGCAAGCAAGGATGTGCAGATCAAAGGGTACGACATTGCAGCCGGAACCATGGCGATGGTCAGCATGTGGGCCATTGGGAGGGAACTCATCTCATGGGACGAACCGGACAAGTTTATGCCGGAAAGATTCTTGAATTCTTCAGTAGATTTCAAAGGCCAAGATTACGAGTTGATCCCATTCGGAACCGGAAGAAGGGCATGCCCTGGGATTGGATATGCTACCGCTTCAATGGAGCTTGTGTTAGCCAATCTCATGCAAAAGTTTGACTGGAAATTGCCTAATGGGATTTTGCCTAAACACTTGGACATGACTGAGAGCTCAGGAATCACTGTCCATAAAGCCCTCCCTCTTCTTGCACTTGCCTCTCGTGCTCAATAA